The nucleotide sequence TCATGCGTCCTTCAGGGAGAGTTCATCTTGGAGTTGGCTTCCCGCTTAGATGCTTTCAGCGGTTATCACATCCGAACGTAGCTACCCGGCGGTGCCCTTGGCAGGACAACCGGTGCACCAGTGGTTCGTCCAACCCGGTCCTCTCGTACTAGGGTCAGCTCTCCTCAACTCTCCTACGCCCACGGAAGATAGGGACCGAACTGTCTCACGACGTTCTGAACCCAGCTCGCGTACCGCTTTAAATGGCGAACAGCCATACCCTTGGGACCTGCTCCAGCCCCAGGATGCGATGAGCCGACATCGAGGTGCCAAACCTCCCCGTCGATGTGAGCTCTTGGGGGAGATCAGCCTGTTATCCCCGGCGTACCTTTTATCCTTTGAGCGATGGCCCTTCCACACAGAACCACCGGATCACTATGACCGTCTTTCGACTCTGCTCGACGTGTATGTCTCACAGTCAGGCTGGCTTATGCCATTATACTCTACGATGGATTTCCAACCCATCTGAGCCAACCTTTGTAAGCCTCCGTTACTTTTTAGGAGGCGACCGCCCCAGTCAAACTACCCACCAGACATTGTCCTGACAGAGGATAACTCTGCGCAGTTAGCTATCAGAATATTCAAGGGTGGTATCTCAAGGGTGCCTCATTAGCAACTGGCGTCACTAAATCAACGGCTCCCACCTATCCTGCACATGAATATCCCAATAGCAGTGTCAAGCTATAGTAAAGGTGCACGGGGTCTTTCCGTCTTTCCGCGGGTAGGAGGAATTTTCACCTCCACTACAATTTCACTGGATCCCTGGTTGAGACAGCTCCCATCTCGTTACGCCATTCATGCAGGTCGGTATTTAACCGACAAGGAATTTCGCTACCTTAGGACCGTTATAGTTACGGCCGCCGTTTACTCGTGCTTCAATTCACCGCTTCGCAAAGCTAACGGATCCTTTTAACATTCGAGCACCGGGCAGGCGTCACACCCTATACATCCACTTACGTGTTGGCAGAGTGCTGTGTTTTTGGTAAACAGTCGGGAGGGACTCTTTGCTGCGACCCGCTTCCGCTCCACCCGCAGGGGTTTCACGTACAACGGGCACACCTTATTCCGAAGTTACGGTGCTAGTTTGCAGAGTTCCTTAACCAGGGTTCTTCCACGCGCCTTAGAATACTCATCTCACCCACCTGTGTCGGTTTACGGTACGGGCGACTGTAGATATGCTTAGAAACTTTTCTCGGCACGACGGCATCAACGATTCTGTTTCTGCTCCGAAGAGCGTCGACAGCCTGTCAGATCTCGGTCTCATGTAAGGCGGATTTGCCTACCTTACAACCTACATCCTTCGAGCCACTATTCCATCAGTGACCTCGTTTAGCCCTATGCGTCCTTCCATCACGCTCTACAGTCGGTATCGGAATATTAACCGATTTGCCATCGTCTACCCCTTTCGGACTCGACTTAGGTCCCGACTAACCCTACGATGACGAGCATCGCGTAGGAAACCTTGGGTTTACGGCGAAGCAGATTCTCACTGCTTTTATCGCTACTCATGCCTGCATGCTCACTTCCATCCGCTCCAGCACTCCTTGCCGGTATACCTTCAACGCTGAATGGAACGCTCTCCTACCACTTAGTAAAACTAAGTCTAGAGCTTCGGTGTACATCTTAGCCCCGTTATATTTTCGGCGCAGAATCGCTAGACCAGTGAGCTGTTACGCTTTCTTTAAAGGATGGCTGCTTCTAAGCCAACCTCCTGGTTGTTTCAGCAACTCCACATCCTTTTCCACTTAGATGTAACTTAGGGACCTTAGCTGCTAGTCTGGGTTGTTCCCCTCTCGACGATTGATTTTATCACCCACCGCCTGACTCCCGAGGTTACACATACAGTATTCGGAGTTTGATAGGGTTTGGTACCGCGGTGAGCAGCCCTAGCCCTGTCAGTGCTCTACCCCTGTATGCTAATGCTCGAGGCTATACCTAAATATATTTCGGAGAGAACCAGCTATCACTGAGTTTGATTGGCCTTTCACCCCTATCCACAAGTCATCCGGGGGCTTTTCAACGCCCATCGGTTCGGTCCTCCACCGGCTCTTACACCGGCTTCAACCTGCTCATGGATAGATCACTCAGTTTCGGGTCTGCAGCATCTGACTAATCGCCCTATTAAGACTCGCTTTCGCTACGGCTTCGCGTTCGCTTAACCTTGCCAGATACCACAACTCGCAGGCTCATTATGCAAAAGGCAGTCCGTCACCCCTCATAAAGAATGGGGCTCCGAATGATTGTAAGCTATAGGTTTCAGGTTCTATTTCACTCCGTTCACCACGGTTCTTTTCACCTTTCCCTCACGGTACTGGTTCGCTATCGGTCTGGTAGTAGTATTTAGCCTTGGAGGGTGGTCCCCCCATGTTCAGTCAAGATAACACGTGTCCCGACCTACTCGAATAACATGTAGATAGTTTTCGCTTACAGGGCTATCACCTTCTATGGCTCCTCTTTCCAAAGGATTCTGCTAACACACTACACGCTTTAGGGCTAGTCCCATTTCGCTCGCCGCTACTCTGGGAATCTCGGTTGATTTCTTTTCCTCAAGGTACTGAGATGTTTCACTTCCCTTGGTTCGCTCCCCGCAGGGTGACATGACTCGCGCCATGCCGGGTTGCCCCATTCGGAAATCCCCGGATCAAAGCTTCTTGGCAGCTCCCCGAGGCTTATCGCAGCCTAGTACGTCCTTCATCGCCTCTACCAGCCTAGGCATCCACCTATAGCTCTTAATATCTTTATTCTAATTAGCGCTTACTGCCTTACTCAATATGAATAAGACTGTAATATTTAATTGTAGTTGCAATACTTACGAAGTAATCTTCATAAATATTTGTTGACTTTAACAATGATAATTCAATGAACGTTTTAGACTCTTATACACTAAGAAGTCTAATATGAATACTTCATCAAGTACTCGTATTAGGCTTCGTGGTGGAGAATAGCGGGATCGAACCGCTGACCTCCTGCGTGCAAAGCAGGCGCTCTCCCAGCTGAGCTAATTCCCCACATAGTGATCCTGGTGGGCCTAGGAGGACTTGAACCTCCGACCTCACCCTTATCAGGGGTGCACTCTAACCAGCTGAGCTATAGGCCCCTTCTCGGCATTTCTAATTCAATAGAACATAGATCACTGAAAACTAAGCAAGCAAGCGGACAGACACAATCTGAAATGTGAGATTTTCTCTTCGGGCCACCAAACGAATGGTGCCCGGTTACTCTAGAAAGGAGGTGATCCAACCGCAGGTTCTCCTACGGTTACCTTGTTACGACTTCACCCCAGTCGCTGATTCCACCGTAAGCGGTAGCTACTTTAGCTTCCCGATTTCGGGTGAAATCAACTCCCATGGTGTGACGGGCGGTGAGTACAAGACCCGGGAACGTATTCACCGTAGCTTAGCTGATCTACGATTACTAGTGATTCCAGCTTCATGCACTCGAGTTGCAGAGTACAATCCGAACTGAGAGACGCTTTATGAGATTGGCTCCACCTCGCGGTATCGCAACTCTCTGTACGTCCCATTGTAGCACGTGTGTAGCCCTGGCCGTAAGGGCCATGATGACTTGACGTCGTCCTCACCTTCCTCCTCCTTGCGAAGGCAGTCTCCTTAGAGTGCCCAGCCGAACTGCTGGCAACTAAGGACGAGGGTTGCGCTCGTTGCGGGACTTAACCCAACATCTCACGACACGAGCTGACGACAGCCGTGCAGCACCTGTTTTCAAGCTCCAGTAAACTGGCACTTCCGTATCTCTACAGAATTCTATCAATGTCAAGGCCAGGTAAGGTTCTTCGTGTATCTTCGAATTAAACCACATGCTCCACCACTTGTGCGGGTCCCCGTCTATTCCTTTGAGTTTTAATCTTGCGACCGTACTCCCCAGGCGGAATGCTTAATCTGTTAAGTGCATCACCGAAGTAACGAGTACCCCGACGACTAGCATTCATCGTTTAGGGCGTGGACTACCAGGGTATCTAATCCTGTTTGCTCCCCACGCTTTCACGCCTCAGCGTCAGTTATGTCCCAGCAGATCGCCTTCGCTTTCGGTATTCCTAGTGATATCTACGGATTTTACCCCTACACCACTAATTCCATCTGCCCCTTCCATACTCTAGGTTCCCAGTTTCAAGTGCAGTTCAATGGTTGAGCCATTGGATTTCACACCTGACTTAAAAACCCGCCTACGCGTCCTTTACGCCCAGTGATTCCGAGTAACGCTTGCTCCCTCCGTATTACCGCGGCTGCTGGCACGGAGTTAGCCGGAGCTTATTCATTAGGTACCGTCATTTTCTTCCCTAATAAAAGGAGTTTACACACCGAAATGCGTCATCCTCCACGCGGCGTTGCTGCATCAGGGTTTCCCCCATTGTGCAATATTCCTCACTGCTGCCTCCCGTAGGAGTCTGGTCCGTGTCTCAGTACCAGTGTGGCGGATCATCCTCTCAAACCCGCTATGTGTCATCGCCTTGGTGAGCTCTTACCTCACCAACAAGCTGATACAATATAGGCCGATCCCATAGCGAAAAACTTTCCCTGCGAACAGGAGTATCCGGTATTAATCACCGTTTCCAGTGGCTATCCCAGACTATGGGGCACGTAACCTATACATTACTCACCCGTGCGCCACTCGTCAGCAATAGTGCAAGCACTATCCTGCTACCGTTCGACTTGCATGTGTTAAGCACGCCGCCAGCGTTCACTCTGAGCCAGGATCAAACTCTCCATAATTGAAAAGACGCTTCATAAATGAAGCGATTACTGATCCAGCCCAAGATATAAAATCATTGGCTGTATAGTGTCTATCACTATAAATAGTAATAGACGGTTAAATTGTGTCTTATCTAAGTAAGACTTCCAGACCTTGTCTGTCCATCCCACTTGCTTAGTTTTCAATGATCTCAAACTTTCGCGATCTTCAACCCGAAGTCCCGCTAGATAGGCCTCTTTTCGATGCCTCTCATCGTTTGTGGACGGGAATTATAGGGGATTTCAAAAGCAATGTCAAGAGGTTTTTGCGGAAATTTTCATTTTTTTTCGAAATTCCGAAAATACACTCTTTTACAGTGCAGTTCCGTCAATATTTGCCACTTTGACAAAGCCCGTTTCTTTGGTCACCAGAACATCCGCACTGTGTCCGTCGCTTGTGGTCAAATGGACGGTACAATCATTTGCCAGCAGGTTCATCGTATTGCCACTGATCTGTCCGACTCTGCCCAGGTGATCAAAAGCCAGATTCTTTATACCCGCGGAGGATGTCGCCACCCCACATACCGTCACTGCATTAATGCCGAAGCTTTTCCACAACAATACATCATCATTTGTCCCATTACAGGATGATCCACCGAACAGACCTTTTTTGGTCATTGGATCGACTGCCATTTCACTACTTGCCGGAGTCCCTCCGTTACCATCCCGGTCTGCATGGATCTGGTAGCATTCGCCGCTTGTACCATTCACAAAGGTGATTCGCCAGTTTGTCTCTCTCCAGTCCACACCTGCAGGTGCATCATTAAAACGGTCTTCAACCATTGCATGGTGTTGTGTCAGTCTGATATGTCTGGCAACCTGGTAAGCAGCTTCTGCAATGTTATCTCGCTCCATACGTGGAATAAACACCGCTGCCAGTATTCCGGCGACAACAATAACGAAGACCAGTTCGATCATTGTAAAAGCAGATTTTCTCATTGAGGTTCCTATCTTTATTTGGATGATAGGTCATTATAACATAAGAAAACAGAAGCGGGGATGGTGAAGATTGTGGGAAGAAATCCGGGGAAGTGCGCGTTGCGCTTCCCCGGAGGCATTACATTTTGTCGAACGGTGCTTTTTAGAGCTCTTCCGCTTTTTCGACGTTGTAAAGAATGTCGTCCATCGGGTGGCGGTACATCGGCATCCCGAGACGTTTTTCGTCCAGGATATGACCGATGAAGCCAATCGAGCGGCCGACCACGAAGAATGCGTTAAGCGCACCCGCGTCGATGAAGCCGTCGATTTCCTCTTCGGAGTAGCCGAGCGCACGCCACATGTCGACCATAAGAATACCGATCGTACCGTCGACGTTCAGGATCAGGTTATCCTTCTTGGACGTCGTCAGCTTCTCGACTTCAAGAGCGAAGTCAAGCAGCGGAGTCGCCGGGAAGTTTTCTGCCGCAAACTTCTTCAGACCGGAAACGCGCAGGTCCGGGTTACGGACGGACTTGATACGGTGACCGATACCGGAGATCGTTTTGCCCTCTTTTTTCATGTAGGCGATGAATTCTGCCGGGCTCATACCGTTATCGTTCGCATACTTGAAGTAGCGCGCCGCGTCATCGATCGCACCGCCGAAACGCGGTCCGATAGTCAGAAGACCAGTGACCAGCGCAGAGATAACGTCTTTGCCGGCACGCGCAGTGACTTTCGCGTTGTGTGCACCGGAAACCGCCGGGCCGTGGTCTGCAACAGTTTTCATGACGGTTTCGATGTAGTCCGTCGCCCATTTCGGGTAGCGTTTCTTGAACCACAGCAGTGAAACAACGTCACCGATGCCGAAACCGGTATCCGGCGTTGCGACAGAGCTGATCGGGTAGCCTGCGTACGTCGCTTCGTCACCGCGGTCGTCAGAGATCGTACAGATGAACTCTTTCTTGCGGCGGACTTTCGGTACTTCGCGCAGTGCAGGCTCTTCGATTTCGCCGATGACGCCTTCTGCTTTCAGTTTTGTATAGACTTCATTGATCTTCGCCGGAAGATCGTTGAAAGATTCCGGTACATAGATACCGGCTTCTGCCATTGCCGCATTTTTCGCTGCTGCCGTTTCGGCATCGGCATTTGCGGATGCACCCGCATGACCGAACTGAACGCCGGAGCTGAAGTGCTTCGCGATCGTACCGATACACCATGCGATGATCGGTTTTGTGATCTTGCCGGACTTGACCGCTTCGATCACTTTGTACTCTTCCGTACCACCGACTTCACCGAGCAGGATCATGTATTTGACCTGCGGGTTGTTCTGCATACGCAGGAGGTTGTCGATGAAGACGGAACCGACGAAACGGTCACCACCGATCGCAACACCCTCCGCAATACCGTCGGCATTGATGGAAATAATGTTGGAAAGCTCGTTGAACAGACCGCCGGAACGTGTGACAAGGCCACAGGAACCTGCACGGTGCAGTTTAGAGTTGATGATGTTCTCGATCGTACCGCCGACGTTGGCGATTTTAAATGCGCCCGGTGCGATACCGCCGACCGTCGCAGGTCCGATAACCGTAACACCTGCGTCACGTGCAGCCTGGTTCATGCCGCGGGCCAGACGCTCCGGGATACCTTCGGCCGTAACCATGATCGTTTTGAACTGGCCCTTGAGACCGATCGCTTCCATCGTGACGTCATACGCCGTACGGAAAGAGGCGAAGTTCAGCAGGACGTCTGCGTTCGGGAACGCGCTCGCCGCATCGGTCGTGTTGCGGTAAACCGGGACCATAATTTCGTCCGGCCCGTAGAAGAACTTCTCGAATTTATTGCTGGAAGTCGGTGCGACGATCGCCGCGACTGACGGTGTTGCACGATTGATGACATAGTCATAGTCCAGCATACGCTGGATCGCGCTTGCGTTGTTATTCCAGAAAATTGCCTGTGTGTCTTTTGTAAACAGTGCACCCATTCTTCTCTCCTTACTTCTCAAGTGCCATACGCACGATATCGGTTACGTGTGTTTCCGGCCCATAGACTTCGATATACAGGCCAAGACGGTCTGCCGCTTCTTTAATGTCTTTGAGACCTTTCTCGTAGTTCGGTCCGCCGCGGCGTACATAGATACGCGTGTTGTGTTCTTTCATCTTATCCGCATACTCTTCGAACGACTGGATAATACCCGTGAAGGTCTTCGCAACGTCGGTAAAGTTTGCAATCGCACCGCCGATGATGAGGATCTTGTCACGGCCCTGGGCATCTTTGTGACGTGTCATCAGGTCAAGGAGTGTGTCGGCGTAGAACTTCGTTTCACCCGTTGTCGGACCACCGGAGTATTCTCCGTAGTTCGCGAGGTCTTTGACGTCGCCGGAGAGGTCGGCAATGGTGTCCGCGTAAACGACGGACGCACCGCCGCCCGCAACCATCGTCCAGATACGGCCGAGCGGGTTGAGGATCGTCAGTTTCAGGGAAGCACCGGATTTCGCATCGGCTTCAGCAACCGCTTTCTCTTCCGGGGACTGGTCTTCCATACCGAATGCCGTCGGGTACTCTGCATCGCACCATGCGTCACCCATCATGAAGCCTGCTGTATCGTCCAGGCGTGCAACGAGGTCAAGAATGGCCATTTCGTTGTTGGCGAGCATGACGATCGGGTTGATTTCAAGGTAAGCAAAGTTCAGGTCACGGTAGAACTTGAAGAATGCGATCGCGAAAGAGGTGAAAGACTCTTTGTTTGCAGCCGGAATATCCGCAGGAACGTTAGCACGGACGGCATGCTCCATATCCGCATCGCTCATGTTGATCGGGATGTGGACCTCGTTGACCTTCTCGTCCCAGCCCTCTTCGACTTCCATACCGCCCTCTGCGGACATGTAAAGGACGTCGTCTTCGCCGACGGTCGTTGCGGAGATATAGT is from Sulfurimonas sp. HSL-1656 and encodes:
- a CDS encoding type II secretion system protein → MIELVFVIVVAGILAAVFIPRMERDNIAEAAYQVARHIRLTQHHAMVEDRFNDAPAGVDWRETNWRITFVNGTSGECYQIHADRDGNGGTPASSEMAVDPMTKKGLFGGSSCNGTNDDVLLWKSFGINAVTVCGVATSSAGIKNLAFDHLGRVGQISGNTMNLLANDCTVHLTTSDGHSADVLVTKETGFVKVANIDGTAL
- a CDS encoding citrate/2-methylcitrate synthase, giving the protein MGALFTKDTQAIFWNNNASAIQRMLDYDYVINRATPSVAAIVAPTSSNKFEKFFYGPDEIMVPVYRNTTDAASAFPNADVLLNFASFRTAYDVTMEAIGLKGQFKTIMVTAEGIPERLARGMNQAARDAGVTVIGPATVGGIAPGAFKIANVGGTIENIINSKLHRAGSCGLVTRSGGLFNELSNIISINADGIAEGVAIGGDRFVGSVFIDNLLRMQNNPQVKYMILLGEVGGTEEYKVIEAVKSGKITKPIIAWCIGTIAKHFSSGVQFGHAGASANADAETAAAKNAAMAEAGIYVPESFNDLPAKINEVYTKLKAEGVIGEIEEPALREVPKVRRKKEFICTISDDRGDEATYAGYPISSVATPDTGFGIGDVVSLLWFKKRYPKWATDYIETVMKTVADHGPAVSGAHNAKVTARAGKDVISALVTGLLTIGPRFGGAIDDAARYFKYANDNGMSPAEFIAYMKKEGKTISGIGHRIKSVRNPDLRVSGLKKFAAENFPATPLLDFALEVEKLTTSKKDNLILNVDGTIGILMVDMWRALGYSEEEIDGFIDAGALNAFFVVGRSIGFIGHILDEKRLGMPMYRHPMDDILYNVEKAEEL
- a CDS encoding ATP citrate lyase citrate-binding domain-containing protein, which gives rise to MAQRAIREYDGKAIFARHWEKYFSGFHYGFKSVLVTSGAELKAKAEEHGFEWLKQEPLVAKPDMLFGKRGKNDLVLFKTNKPGDVTLADAAAWIDEKMSHDVTLLSGQHGRLTHFVVEPFTPHTQEQEYYISATTVGEDDVLYMSAEGGMEVEEGWDEKVNEVHIPINMSDADMEHAVRANVPADIPAANKESFTSFAIAFFKFYRDLNFAYLEINPIVMLANNEMAILDLVARLDDTAGFMMGDAWCDAEYPTAFGMEDQSPEEKAVAEADAKSGASLKLTILNPLGRIWTMVAGGGASVVYADTIADLSGDVKDLANYGEYSGGPTTGETKFYADTLLDLMTRHKDAQGRDKILIIGGAIANFTDVAKTFTGIIQSFEEYADKMKEHNTRIYVRRGGPNYEKGLKDIKEAADRLGLYIEVYGPETHVTDIVRMALEK